In the Arachis ipaensis cultivar K30076 chromosome B10, Araip1.1, whole genome shotgun sequence genome, one interval contains:
- the LOC107621321 gene encoding syntaxin-125-like: MNDLLASKSFVSRNGSPDDHVIEINPGAAGATLDQFFADVEATKDEMKNLENIFQSLKSLNEESKTLYDATAVKDLRSRMDADVALALKKAKFIKLKLETLESSNASSRRVPTCGPGSSSDRTRMSVVHGLKMKLKNFMDAFNGLRNQISAEYRDTVQRRYFTITGEKPDEKTVEILISTGTECLIVCGNALLFKALFGFGSQNNIFCHRESESLVQKAIEEHGRGRIVETLKEIEERHDAVKEIERRLMELQQVFLDMAVLVQSQGERLNDIESFVTKANSFVESGTRQVEVAVKTQKSTRKWTCCAIILIILIIFLLLFLLKPWQPNKGAQLTHVAPKTL; the protein is encoded by the exons ATGAATGACCTTTTGGCTAGCAAATCCTTCGTCTCACGCAATGGCTCGCCGGACGACCATGTCATCGAAATCAACCCTGGCGCGGCGGGAGCCACCCTAGACCAATTCTTCGCCGACGTGGAGGCGACGAAAGATGAAATGAAGAATCTAGAGAACATTTTCCAGAGCCTCAAAAGCCTCAACGAAGAGAGCAAAACCCTTTACGACGCCACCGCCGTGAAGGACCTCCGTTCACGTATGGACGCTGACGTGGCACTTGCCCTCAAGAAAGCCAAGTTCATCAAGCTCAAGCTGGAGACCCTCGAAAGTTCCAACGCCTCCTCCCGCCGCGTCCCCACCTGTGGGCCTGGCTCCTCCTCCGACCGCACACGGATGTCCGTCGTGCATGGGCTGAAGATGAAGCTGAAGAACTTCATGGACGCCTTCAATGGGCTCAGGAACCAGATCTCGGCAGAGTATCGGGACACAGTACAGCGCCGGTATTTCACTATTACCGGCGAGAAACCCGATGAGAAGACCGTTGAGATATTGATCTCCACGGGTACAGAATGCTTAATTGTTTGTGGCAACGCTCTGCTTTTTAAAGCTCTTTTTGGTTTTGGAtcacaaaataatattttttgccACC GTGAGAGTGAGTCACTTGTACAAAAAGCCATAGAAGAACATGGAAGGGGAAGAATAGTGGAGACATTGAAGGAGATAGAGGAGAGGCACGATGCAGTGAAAGAGATAGAGAGGAGGCTGATGGAGTTGCAGCAAGTGTTCTTGGACATGGCAGTGTTGGTGCAATCTCAAGGGGAACGACTTAATGACATCGAAAGCTTTGTCACAAAAGCTAACTCCTTCGTGGAGAGCGGTACTCGGCAGGTGGAGGTGGCGGTGAAGACCCAGAAGAGTACCCGCAAATGGACATGCTGTGCCATTATCCTTATTATTCTcatcatcttcctcctcctctttctcctcAAACCATGGCAACCTAATAAGGGAGCTCAACTCACCCATGTTGCTCCTAAAACTTTATAG
- the LOC107624094 gene encoding E3 ubiquitin-protein ligase PUB22 — MDNEIDVPPFFLCPISLEIMKDPVTVSTGITYDRESIETWLFSAKNNTCPVTKQQLSSSDFSDLTPNHTLRRLIQSWCTINASHGIQRIPTPKPPVNRNQISKLLKDASRSTTVNQIKCLRKLKSIASGSETNKRCMEAAGAVDFLASVVNNNIDCSSSDHHDDDDDDEALKNSPSDEALSMLYNLHVSEAGLKNLIGFKNGEFVNSLTRILQKGTYDSRAYAVFLLKSMCEVAEPVHLLHLRTELFVELVQVLKDQISHKATKAALHALIQISSWGRNSHGAGLAIVSKKILRVSTMANDRAVRILLSVAKFSATPVVVQEMLKLGVVAKLCLSLQVDSGSKTKEKAREILKIHAKAWKNSPCIPTNLASAYPAFA, encoded by the coding sequence ATGGATAACGAGATCGACGTTCCTCCGTTCTTTCTCTGCCCAATCTCGCTTGAAATCATGAAGGATCCAGTAACCGTCTCCACCGGCATCACCTACGACAGAGAGAGCATCGAGACATGGCTCTTCTCCGCCAAGAACAACACCTGCCCCGTAACCAAGCAACAACTCTCTTCTTCTGATTTCTCCGATCTAACTCCAAACCACACTCTTCGCCGATTGATTCAGTCATGGTGTACCATCAACGCTTCCCACGGCATCCAAAGGATTCCCACACCTAAACCACCGGTCAACAGAAACCAGATCTCAAAGCTCCTCAAAGATGCTTCCCGTTCCACCACCGTCAACCAGATCAAGTGTCTCAGAAAGCTCAAATCCATTGCTTCTGGAAGCGAAACAAACAAAAGGTGCATGGAAGCTGCTGGTGCCGTTGACTTCTTGGCTTCCGTTGTCAACAACAACATCGATTGTTCTTCTTCTGATCATCACGACGACGACGATGATGATGAAGCTTTGAAGAATAGTCCCTCCGATGAAGCACTAAGCATGCTCTACAATCTTCATGTATCCGAAGCTGGATTGAAGAATCTCATAGGATTCAAGAACGGAGAGTTTGTGAATTCTCTAACGAGGATTTTGCAGAAAGGAACATACGATTCAAGAGCTTACGCAGTTTTCTTGCTGAAATCAATGTGTGAGGTGGCTGAACCGGTTCACCTTCTTCACTTAAGAACCGAGTTATTCGTGGAGCTAGTTCAGGTTTTGAAGGACCAGATTTCTCACAAGGCAACAAAAGCCGCCCTCCACGCTCTGATCCAGATCTCTTCGTGGGGGAGAAACAGCCATGGAGCGGGATTGGCCATTGTTTCCAAGAAGATTCTTAGGGTTTCGACGATGGCGAACGATAGGGCGGTGAGGATTCTTTTGTCCGTGGCGAAATTCTCCGCGACGCCGGTGGTTGTTCAAGAGATGCTGAAGCTTGGTGTGGTGGCGAAGCTGTGCTTGAGTCTTCAGGTGGATAGTGGAAGCAAGACGAAGGAGAAGGCGAGGGAGATTCTCAAGATTCATGCTAAGGCATGGAAGAATTCTCCATGCATACCTACCAATTTGGCTTCTGCATACCCGGCTTTTgcttaa
- the LOC107622755 gene encoding trafficking protein particle complex subunit 8 (The sequence of the model RefSeq protein was modified relative to this genomic sequence to represent the inferred CDS: added 63 bases not found in genome assembly) has protein sequence MMMDPATTPLGQMLLEEITPVVMVLSTPSVEDSSLKNGLSFLHLLTPFCSFNNIDVPVRTASDQPYRLHKFKLRLFYASDVRRPDLKVAKERLKQVITEAGEKVFSELASDVPHIDHELASSEYRNTPSWFQFLNKELVRVASFSDHEAFDHPVACILAVSSNDEGPINRFVDLYNSNKLPSLLNGGAMDPNILKHYVLVHDNQDGPAERASKIFTEMRSTFGTSDCSLLCINSSVDAPIKHQVNLWASHMSDASLSQGLGCFLNTDDINEIKNLMQNLSSKYIIPNMEQKIRELNQQVSATRKGFRNQIKNLWWRKGKEDGADSPNGPMYNYSSIESQIRVLGDYAFMLRDYELALSNYRLISTDYKIDKAWKRYAGVQEMMGLTYFMLDQSRKEAEYCMENAFSTYVKLGSLGQQNATRCGLWWIEMLKARDQYKEAATVYFRICGEDILHSAVMLEQASYCYMLCKPSMLRKYGFHLVLSGEQYKKCNQIKHAIRTYRNALSVLKGSTWSYINDHVHFHIGQWYASLGMYDVAVKHMMEILACSHQSKATQELFLSDFLQTVKKTGRTFEVTKLQLPVINISSIKVIFEDYRTFGSPSAANIREGLWNSLEEEMLPSFSAAKSNWLELQSKLIPKKNSQSNVCIAGEAVKVNIEFKNPLQIPIPISGVALICKHSGSTDEARSDENQSNMEKNNEIDHFREMSSDNTSFSVSEVDFSLGGGETTMVQLSVTPSVEGTLSILGVRWKLSGTIIGFHNFESSHPKKNIVKGRRKSNYSPNNMFKFMVIKSIPKLQGSVRHLPGKAYAGDLRQLVLELHNPSDFPVKNLKMKISHPRFLTIGNPEHIKSEFPACLTKKIDSVNNDAQANPGIMSDTVFMFPEDTSIQGEKPFLWPLWFRAAFPGDISLCMSIYYEIGDISSVIRYRTLRLHYNVQILPSLDVSFQISPSRMRMQEFLVRLDVVNKTSSESFQVYQLSSVGKHWEISLLQPPDTIFPLQSLMAGQAISCFFTLKNSRLLTSEANEPAMHVRSDLSLVPQSSDNLVFNINNAPLINFHHFERLQQEFPHEDQGDLNTVDFVLISRSLKSDHNSGLSDPPCVMSHHACHFSTASTGPISWLVDGPRTLQHDFSASFCEINLKMHLYNSSHATAIVRIDTLDSAGSGGVVQSPTSDIQAGWHDVTPTTPTSEPKVTSNAFETQLKKALSLDSVSPYIWSGSSSTNLHLEPMSSVETPLQICVFSPGTYDLSSYVLNWKLSSKGHGGGDETKQQSGKCQGYKYYITVLQSS, from the exons atgatgatggatCCGGCCACCACGCCGCTGGGCCAGATGCTCCTCGAAGAGATCACTCCCGTCGTCATGGTCCTCTCCACTCCCTCCGTCGAAGACTCTTCCCTCAAGAACGGCCTCTCCTTCCTCCATCTCCTCACTCCTTTCTGCTCCTTCAACAACATCGACG TGCCTGTTAGGACCGCTAGTGACCAGCCTTATCGCCTTCACAAGTTCAAATTGCGTTTGTTCTACGCTTCTGATGTCAGAAGGCCCGATTTGAAG GTAGCTAAAGAGCGTTTGAAACAAGTTATTACGGAGGCAGGGGAGAAAGTGTTCTCTGAGTTGGCTTCTGATGTGCCACATATTGATCATGAACTTGCAA GTTCTGAGTACAGAAACACACCATCCTGGTTTCAGTTTCTTAATAAAGAGCTTGTACGCGTGGCCTCCTTTTCAGACCATGAAGCTTTTGACCATCCTGTGGCAT GTATTCTAGCTGTCTCTTCAAATGATGAAGGGCCTATTAACCGATTTGTTGACCTTTATAACTCCAACAAGCTTCCGTCTCTTCTCAATGGTGGTGCAATGGATCCAAATATTTTGAAGCATTACGTGCTAGTACATGATAATCAAGATGGCCCTGCAGAGAG AGCAAGTAAAATTTTCACAGAAATGAGGAGTACTTTTGGTACAAGTGACTGTTCGTTGCTTTGCATTAATTCTTCAGTAGATGCTCCTATCAAACATCAAGTGAATCTTTGGGCTTCACAT ATGTCTGATGCATCACTTAGTCAAGGTCTTGGTTGCTTTCTTAACACCGATGATATCAATGAG ATCAAGAATCTAATGCAAAATTTATCATCGAAGTACATCATCCCGAACATGGAGCAAAAAATACGTGAACTCAATCAACAG gtttCTGCAACAAGGAAAGGTTttagaaatcaaataaaaaatttgtggtggagaaaagggaaagaagatgGTGCAGATTCTCCCAATGGTCCCAT GTATAATTATAGCTCCATTGAGTCACAGATTAGAGTTTTGGGTGATTACGCTTTCATGCTGCGTGATTATGAGCTTGCATTGTCAAATTACCGCCTAATTTCCACAGATTACAAGATTGATAAAGCCTGGAAACGGTATGCTGGCGTGCAG GAAATGATGGGACTTACCTACTTCATGCTGGATCAATCTAGAAAGGAAGCAGAGTATTGCATGGAAAATGCTTTTAGCACATATGTA AAACTTGGATCATTGGGTCAGCAAAATGCAACAAGATGTGGTCTGTGGTGGATAGAAATGTTGAAGGCACGAGATCAGTATAAAGAGGCAGCAACTGTTTATTTTCGCATTTGTGGTGAG GATATCCTACATTCTGCGGTGATGCTTGAACAAGCATCGTATTGCTACATGTTGTGTAAACCCTCCATGTTGCGTAAATATGGATTTCATCTGGTGCTTTCTGGTGAGCAGTATAAAAAGTGTAATCAG ATAAAACATGCAATTCGAACATATAGAAATGCTCTTTCTGTTCTCAAAGGATCTACTTGGAGCTACATCAATGATCATGTTCATTTTCATATAGGACA GTGGTATGCTTCACTTGGGATGTATGATGTGGCTGTCAAGCATATGATGGAAATCTTGGCCTGCAGTCACCAGTCCAAGGCAACACAGGAATTATTCCTTAGTGACTTTCTTCAAACTGTGAAG AAAACAGGCCGGACATTTGAGGTAACAAAACTTCAATTGCCAGTAATCAACATTTCTTCAATCAAGGTCATCTTTGAAGATTACCGAACTTTTGGATCTCCTTCAGCT GCTAATATTAGAGAAGGCTTGTGGAATTCTTTGGAGGAAGAAATGCTACCTTCATTCTCCGCTGCTAAGTCTAATTGGTTGGAATTGCAATCAAAGCTAATCCCAAAAAAGAATAGTCAATCAAATGTTTGTATTGCAGGAG AGGCTGTGAAGGTGAATATTGAATTCAAAAACCCTCTGCAAATCCCGATTCCTATATCTGGTGTTGCACTCATTTGCAAGCATTCTGGTAGTACTGATGAAGCTAGATCAG ATGAAAACCAGTCAAACATGGAGAAAAATAATGAGATTGATCACTTCAGGGAAATGAGTTCAGATAACACCTCATTTTCGGTATCAGAGGTTGATTTCTCACTAGGAGGTGGTGAAACAACCATG GTTCAACTATCAGTTACTCCCAGTGTAGAAGGTACTCTTTCAATTCTTGGTGTTAGGTGGAAACTGTCTGGTACTATCATTGGCTTTCACAATTTTGAGTCAAGCCATCCCAAGAAGAATATTGTGAAAGGAAGAAGGAAATCAAATTACTCACCTAACAACATGTTTAAATTTATGGTGATTAAG AGCATTCCCAAGCTTCAGGGTTCTGTTCGCCATTTACCTGGAAAGGCATATGCTGGAGATTTACGGCAACTTGTATTAGAGTTGCATAACCCATCAGATTTTCCTGTTAAG AATCTGAAGATGAAGATAAGTCATCCTAGATTTTTAACGATTGGGAATCCAGAACATATAAAGTCAGAATTTCCTGCTTGcttaacaaagaaaatagattCAGTGAATAATGATGCACAAGCTAATCCTGGTATCATGTCAGACACTGTTTTTATGTTTCCAGAG GACACTTCAATACAAGGTGAAAAACCCTTCTTGTGGCCTCTCTGGTTTAGGGCTGCTTTTCCAGGAGACATTTCTCTTTGCATGAGCATATATTATGAGATCGGAGATATATCAAGTGTCATCAGATATCGCACTCTTCGTTTGCATTACAATGTGCAG ATATTACCATCGTTGGATGTCTCATTTCAAATCAGTCCTTCTCGGATGAGAATGCAAGAATTCCTTGTTCGATTGGATGTTGTTAACAAGACAAGCTCAGAAAGTTTCCAAGTTTACCAGTTGTCCTCTGTTGGGAAGCACTGGGAAATTTCTTTACTTCAACCTCCTGATACTATTTTTCCTTTGCAATCATTGATGGCTGGTCAAGCAATATCATGCTTTTTCACGCTAAAG AATTCAAGATTATTAACATCTGAGGCCAATGAACCTGCCATGCATGTCAGAAGTGATTTAAGTCTGGTTCCCCAAAGCAGTGACAATTTAGTTTTCAATATA GATCAGGGTGACTTAAATACTGTTGATTTTGTATTGATCTCCCGGTCACTGAAGAGTGACCACAATAGTGGGCTTTCTGATCCTCCTTGTGTTATGTCTCACCATGCGTGTCACTTCAG TACTGCTAGCACCGGCCCTATTTCATGGCTAGTGGATGGACCTCGAACGTTGCAACATGATTTCTCTGCGTCCTTTTGCGAAATAAACCTGAAGATGCATCTTTACAATTCGTCTCATGCTACTGCTATCGTGCGCATTGACACTTTAGATTCTGCAGGCAGTGGTGGTGTGGTTCAATCACCCACTTCGGATATCCAAGCAGGTTGGCATGATGTCACACCAACGACACCAACGAGTGAGCCCAAAGTCACATCAAATGCTTTTGAAACCCAACTCAAGAAGGCACTATCGTTGGACAGTGTCTCACCATATATTTGGTCTGGATCAAGCTCTACCAATCTACACCTTGAGCCTATGTCCTCTGTGGAAACCCCTCTTCAGATCTGTGTATTCTCTCCTGGTACGTATGATTTGTCcagttatgttttgaattggaaactTTCATCCAAAGGTCACGGAGGTGGTGATGAAACGAAACAGCAATCAGGCAAGTGCCAGGGGTATAAATATTATATTACTGTGCTCCAATCCAGTTGA
- the LOC107621320 gene encoding uncharacterized protein LOC107621320, whose amino-acid sequence METLAHGKPYAVHDPPQQRSFFSTFLWRFLVAMVAAFALMAIISFTVKLVFKQRYPEILVVSGSGTLRTSRYGLTAKWDVMCVVKNPNNKFTIHYDAISAAITYGKFGILDSKHYKPFVQGSRAQNAVGLGFAAKDVFLGKEEILRIWDDRSRGDVRFGLRLSGWVRFKNGIIKSRYHFWESVCDPLIFDFSATNNFSLTLTNPVTCK is encoded by the coding sequence ATGGAAACCCTTGCGCACGGCAAACCCTACGCCGTCCACGACCCTCCGCAGCAGCGCTCCTTCTTCTCCACCTTCCTCTGGCGCTTCCTGGTAGCCATGGTAGCGGCCTTCGCCCTCATGGCTATCATTTCTTTCACCGTCAAGCTCGTCTTCAAGCAACGTTACCCTGAAATTCTAGTGGTCTCAGGCTCCGGTACCTTAAGAACCAGCCGCTACGGCCTCACGGCCAAGTGGGACGTCATGTGCGTCGTCAAGAACCCTAACAACAAGTTCACTATCCATTACGACGCTATTTCCGCCGCCATAACGTACGGCAAGTTCGGGATTCTGGACTCCAAACACTACAAGCCCTTTGTACAGGGCTCGCGGGCCCAGAATGCCGTGGGCCTTGGGTTCGCGGCGAAGGACGTGTTTCTTGGGAAGGAGGAGATACTGAGAATTTGGGATGACAGGTCACGTGGGGATGTTCGATTTGGTCTGAGGTTGTCGGGATGGGTGAGGTTCAAGAATGGTATTATCAAGTCAAGGTATCATTTTTGGGAGAGTGTGTGCGACCCTCTCATCTTTGATTTCTCAGCTACCAATAACTTTTCCCTCACTTTGACAAACCCTGTAACATGCAAGTAA